The Enterobacter pseudoroggenkampii genome contains the following window.
CGTGGCGGATACTTTCGCGATGGTTGTCTACTGTTCCGTTGTGAACATGCTGATCGAAATATTCCTCTCCGGAATGTCCTTCGAGCAGTCACTTTCTTCTCGTCTGGTGGCGATCCCGGTCAATATAATTATTGCATGGCCTTACGGCTTATACCGCGATGCCGTCATGCGTTTTGCGCGTCGTATCAGCCCCGCAGGCTGGGTGAAAAACCTGGCGGACGTCCTGGCCTATGTGACGTTCCAGTCGCCGGTTTACGTGGCCATTCTGCTGACAGTGGGTGCAGACTGGCACCAGATCGCTGCGGCGGTCAGTTCGAATATTGTGATTTCAATGCTGATGGGTGCGGTTTACGGCTATTTCCTCGACTACTGCCGCCGCCTGTTTAAAGTCAGCCAGTACAGTCAGGCAAAAGCGTGATGTGAAGCGACTGGCGCACGCCAGTCGCGAATTTACTGTACGTCGCCAAACAGTCCCTTCAAAAACCGCTCCAGCGCCATGCGTGAGCTGAAGCCATGCGGAATACCATAATGCTCATGCCGTTCACCGCCC
Protein-coding sequences here:
- the alaE gene encoding L-alanine exporter AlaE → MFSPQSRLRHAVADTFAMVVYCSVVNMLIEIFLSGMSFEQSLSSRLVAIPVNIIIAWPYGLYRDAVMRFARRISPAGWVKNLADVLAYVTFQSPVYVAILLTVGADWHQIAAAVSSNIVISMLMGAVYGYFLDYCRRLFKVSQYSQAKA